One Armatimonadota bacterium DNA segment encodes these proteins:
- a CDS encoding TRAP transporter fused permease subunit, which yields MKQATEDEQEPRGEIPSLVTEVGPAEELRGRELRGGWWVLARLVGVAMATYHIVVLGFYSTDPQKMYALHLMFASLLVFLLLPARRNGSPVPTLWDLLLCLASVAVVVYQLLTFSALTARAGVMPTPTDVAVGVLLLAVVIEMSRRTSGWAVPALGLAFVVYAFVGPYLPGLFRHGGFPVATVVSFLFSDNGIYSAPIAASARYVYLFILFGAVLEASGIGKFIVEMGLSLAGHRRGGPAKVSIFTSALFGTASGSSAANVMVDGVINVPLMKATGFRPSVAGAVEAMNSTGGQLMPPVMGAAAFLMADILGVPYSHIALSALIPALLYYVAAYWIIDLYAAKNRLHGLPRTQLPPLGAVLRRRGYLLGPLVLILLLIMGFDYSPFRAALWGLAAAVVASWMSREERVAHPWILLGVVAYLLARRLDLPVLWSLGVGCGVVAGVYAARPESREGIRRMLDALYDGSWRSVEIAATTAAAGMVVGILSLTGLGGKLSLALLALAGGNLISMLVVAMVVALILGMGLPTTAAYAIMASTLAPALVQAGVPPIAAHLFLFYFACLSALTPPVALASYAAASLARAPLWETGWQSVWFALAGFLVPYMFVFGPPLLMQGPWYEVAWAFASGSVGTLCLAGAVVGYLRRPATWLERGMLLVAALSLIKPGLATDLLGFGLLGAVLLLQRLRPVLALLGPPEGGRRGLGRLQ from the coding sequence GTGAAGCAGGCAACGGAGGACGAACAGGAACCCCGGGGGGAGATCCCCTCCCTCGTGACGGAGGTCGGTCCCGCGGAAGAGCTACGGGGCCGGGAATTGCGGGGCGGGTGGTGGGTCCTCGCGCGTCTCGTCGGGGTGGCCATGGCCACCTACCACATCGTGGTGCTGGGCTTCTACTCCACCGATCCCCAGAAGATGTACGCCCTCCACCTGATGTTCGCCTCGCTCCTGGTGTTCCTGCTCCTGCCCGCCCGCCGGAACGGTTCCCCTGTCCCCACCCTCTGGGATCTCCTGCTGTGTCTTGCGAGCGTGGCGGTGGTCGTCTACCAGCTCCTGACCTTCTCCGCGCTCACCGCGCGGGCGGGGGTGATGCCCACCCCTACGGACGTGGCCGTGGGGGTGTTGCTCCTGGCCGTGGTGATCGAGATGAGCCGCCGAACCTCCGGGTGGGCGGTGCCGGCGCTGGGACTGGCGTTCGTGGTCTATGCCTTCGTGGGGCCGTACCTGCCGGGGCTCTTCCGACACGGTGGTTTCCCCGTGGCCACGGTCGTCTCCTTCCTGTTCAGCGACAATGGGATCTACAGCGCCCCCATCGCGGCTTCAGCCCGCTACGTGTACCTGTTCATCCTGTTCGGTGCGGTGCTGGAGGCCTCTGGCATCGGGAAGTTTATCGTGGAGATGGGCCTGAGCCTCGCGGGCCACCGCCGGGGCGGTCCCGCCAAGGTCTCGATCTTTACGAGCGCCCTTTTCGGCACCGCCTCCGGGTCCTCCGCAGCCAACGTGATGGTGGACGGGGTGATCAACGTGCCTCTCATGAAGGCCACGGGCTTCCGGCCCAGCGTGGCGGGCGCCGTCGAGGCCATGAACTCCACGGGCGGGCAACTCATGCCGCCTGTGATGGGGGCTGCCGCTTTCCTGATGGCGGACATCCTGGGGGTTCCGTACTCCCACATCGCCCTAAGCGCCCTCATCCCCGCTCTTCTCTACTACGTGGCCGCGTACTGGATCATCGACCTCTACGCGGCCAAAAACCGGCTGCACGGCCTTCCCAGGACGCAGCTCCCACCCCTCGGCGCGGTCCTGCGCCGCCGCGGCTACCTTCTCGGTCCGCTCGTCTTGATCCTTCTACTCATCATGGGCTTCGACTACTCCCCCTTTCGGGCGGCCCTGTGGGGGCTGGCGGCCGCGGTGGTGGCCTCCTGGATGAGCCGAGAGGAGCGGGTAGCCCATCCATGGATCCTGCTGGGCGTTGTGGCATACCTCCTCGCTCGCCGTCTGGACTTGCCGGTGCTCTGGAGCCTCGGAGTGGGGTGCGGGGTGGTGGCGGGCGTGTACGCGGCGCGACCCGAGAGCCGGGAGGGCATCCGCCGGATGCTGGATGCCCTGTACGATGGCTCGTGGCGGTCCGTGGAGATCGCGGCCACCACCGCGGCCGCGGGGATGGTGGTGGGGATCCTCTCCCTCACAGGGCTCGGCGGAAAGCTCTCCCTGGCCCTTCTCGCCCTCGCGGGCGGCAACCTGATCTCCATGCTGGTCGTGGCCATGGTGGTGGCCCTGATCCTGGGGATGGGGCTTCCCACCACCGCCGCCTACGCCATCATGGCCAGCACCCTGGCTCCGGCCCTGGTGCAGGCGGGAGTCCCGCCCATCGCGGCTCACCTCTTCCTGTTCTACTTCGCGTGTCTTTCGGCCCTCACCCCGCCCGTGGCCCTGGCGAGCTATGCGGCCGCAAGCCTCGCGCGGGCACCCCTGTGGGAGACCGGTTGGCAGTCCGTGTGGTTCGCCCTAGCCGGCTTCCTCGTGCCGTACATGTTCGTGTTCGGCCCTCCCCTCCTCATGCAGGGCCCCTGGTACGAGGTGGCGTGGGCCTTCGCTTCGGGAAGCGTGGGGACCCTGTGTCTGGCGGGAGCGGTGGTGGGATACCTCCGCCGGCCGGCCACCTGGCTGGAGCGGGGGATGCTGCTGGTGGCAGCGCTGTCGCTGATCAAGCCGGGCCTTGCCACCGACCTGCTGGGGTTCGGGCTCCTGGGCGCCGTCCTCCTCCTCCAACGGCTACGACCTGTCCTCGCGCTCCTCGGCCCTCCTGAGGGAGGACGCCGCGGTCTGGGGCGTTTACAATAG
- a CDS encoding MoxR family ATPase: MSRPTLGNIEQILQALEQEGYIADREIATAIYLSIELHKPLLVEGAAGVGKTEIAKVMSQALGTDLIRLQCYEGLDVSTALYEWNYPKQMLRIRLEEGTDRTVEEKEQTIFSEAFLLRRPLLQAITHHRAPVLLVDEIDRADVEFESFLLEVLSDWQVTIPEIGTIRARHIPYVVLTSNRTRELSDALRRRCLYLWIDYPSFEKELRIVLRKVPGISQQLAEQIAAFMHLVRRLDLQKVPGVAETLDWSLALLRLHRDHLDRTSVEETIGCLFKHHEDQRLVRGPWLDAALAAIHEAQRDGEGLARALNRIERTLKA, from the coding sequence GTGTCACGGCCGACCCTGGGCAACATCGAGCAGATTCTCCAGGCATTGGAGCAGGAGGGGTACATTGCGGACCGGGAGATCGCCACCGCCATCTACCTCTCCATCGAGCTCCACAAGCCCCTCCTGGTGGAGGGCGCGGCCGGGGTCGGGAAGACGGAGATCGCGAAGGTCATGAGCCAGGCCCTGGGGACCGATCTCATCCGGCTGCAGTGCTATGAGGGACTGGACGTGAGCACCGCCCTCTACGAGTGGAACTACCCCAAGCAGATGCTGCGCATCCGCCTGGAGGAAGGGACCGATCGGACCGTGGAGGAGAAGGAGCAGACCATCTTCTCCGAGGCTTTCCTGCTGCGCCGACCTCTCCTCCAGGCCATCACCCACCACCGGGCGCCGGTGCTCCTGGTGGACGAGATCGACCGGGCGGATGTGGAGTTCGAAAGTTTCCTGCTGGAGGTCCTGAGCGACTGGCAGGTGACCATCCCGGAGATCGGGACCATTCGGGCCCGGCACATCCCATATGTGGTGCTCACCAGCAACCGCACCCGGGAGCTGAGCGACGCCCTCCGACGGCGGTGCCTGTACCTCTGGATCGACTATCCCAGCTTCGAGAAAGAGCTGCGCATCGTGCTCCGCAAGGTGCCCGGGATCTCGCAGCAGCTGGCGGAGCAGATCGCGGCCTTCATGCACCTGGTGCGGCGGCTGGACCTCCAGAAGGTTCCGGGGGTGGCGGAGACCCTGGACTGGAGCCTGGCCCTTTTGCGCCTGCACCGGGACCATTTGGATCGGACGAGCGTGGAGGAGACCATCGGGTGCCTATTTAAGCACCATGAGGACCAGCGGCTGGTGCGGGGGCCCTGGCTGGACGCGGCGCTCGCGGCCATCCACGAGGCCCAGCGGGACGGGGAAGGGCTCGCCCGGGCCCTGAACCGGATCGAGCGGACGTTGAAGGCGTGA
- a CDS encoding VWA domain-containing protein, translated as MRRPDLGDLTAHVVAFGRALREHGVLCGPGEIADALRALERVDVLDPEQFRLALRTTLVHGHHDLRVFDALFPLYWSPFPPVSSSQEDGEDGPAQEAASEKGQLSMERWADAEETEGEQEVPGYSALEVLARKDFSTFTDRELEEIGKLVVAIARRIATRMSRRMQRARHSHRLDLRRTMRLHLRWGGDLPELAFKRRRVRKTRLVLLCDVSGSMDIYSRFLIQFVYALQEAVGNVESFVFSTSLTRVTPALRSRTLREALDRLSRTVPNWSGGTRIGASLMQFLEGWRHLLDPRTVVVILSDGWDTGDVEILHRAMREIRARSGRVIWLNPLLGSPGYQPLTRGMQTALPFVDVFAAAHNLESLRELERTLAARVRRTGRRE; from the coding sequence GTGAGAAGACCGGACCTGGGAGATCTCACCGCCCACGTGGTGGCCTTCGGCCGAGCCCTTCGGGAGCACGGGGTCCTGTGCGGTCCCGGGGAGATCGCGGATGCCCTCCGGGCCCTGGAGCGGGTGGACGTCCTGGACCCGGAGCAGTTCCGGCTGGCCCTGCGGACCACCCTGGTCCACGGCCACCACGACCTGCGGGTCTTCGACGCCCTCTTCCCCCTCTACTGGTCCCCCTTCCCGCCCGTGTCCTCCTCCCAGGAGGACGGGGAGGACGGGCCAGCGCAGGAGGCCGCTTCGGAGAAGGGGCAGCTCTCCATGGAACGGTGGGCGGATGCCGAGGAGACGGAGGGGGAGCAGGAGGTCCCGGGCTACAGCGCCCTGGAGGTCCTGGCCCGGAAGGACTTCTCCACCTTCACCGATCGGGAGCTCGAGGAGATCGGGAAGCTGGTGGTGGCCATCGCCCGCCGCATCGCCACCCGGATGAGCCGCCGGATGCAGCGGGCGCGGCACAGTCATCGGCTCGACCTGCGGCGGACCATGCGGCTCCACCTCCGGTGGGGCGGGGATCTGCCGGAGCTGGCGTTTAAGCGGCGGCGGGTCCGGAAGACCCGCCTGGTGCTCCTGTGCGACGTCTCCGGCTCCATGGACATCTACAGCCGGTTTCTGATCCAGTTCGTGTATGCGCTCCAGGAGGCCGTGGGCAACGTGGAGAGCTTCGTGTTCAGCACCTCCCTCACCCGGGTCACCCCCGCCCTCCGATCCCGGACCCTTCGGGAGGCGCTGGACCGGCTGAGCCGCACGGTTCCCAACTGGTCCGGGGGCACCCGGATCGGGGCGAGCCTCATGCAGTTCCTGGAGGGGTGGCGACACCTGCTGGATCCCCGCACCGTGGTGGTGATCCTCAGCGACGGCTGGGACACCGGGGACGTAGAGATCCTGCACCGGGCCATGCGGGAGATCCGGGCCCGGTCGGGCCGGGTGATCTGGCTGAACCCCCTCCTCGGCAGCCCCGGCTACCAGCCCCTCACCCGGGGCATGCAGACGGCCCTGCCTTTTGTGGACGTGTTCGCCGCCGCCCACAACCTCGAGAGCCTTCGCGAACTGGAACGCACACTGGCGGCGCGGGTGCGCCGCACCGGAAGGAGGGAGTAG
- a CDS encoding XdhC family protein, giving the protein MRELLDILQALRDVRRHGEAAALATVVGVRGSTYRREGARLLIRSTGDLVGSISGGCLEGDVQIVAEEVLRDGRPRLLHYDLTADDEAVWGLGLGCNGVIDVLVEKVGTAEPSPERFLEEAVEREQPLVVVTLIGPEDAPQLGRRLVVYPDGTREGSLGDADLDASAATRAQEALRRGKPARETLGGVELFFEPLQPPLRLVVCGAGHDAIPLVRLAHELGFRPVVVDRREKFLTRERFPEAHGFLHTEFPEAAEAIRPDSRTCVVVMTHNYLHDKNLIRSFFAYPTPPAYLGLLGPRQRTQKILRELEAEGVQPSPELAGRIYAPVGLDIGAEGPEQIALAILAEILAAMNGRKGGFLRDRPAPIHEPLPV; this is encoded by the coding sequence ATGCGGGAGCTCCTCGACATCCTCCAGGCCCTCCGGGACGTGCGCCGCCACGGAGAAGCGGCGGCCCTGGCCACCGTGGTCGGGGTGCGGGGAAGCACCTACCGGCGGGAGGGAGCCCGGCTCCTGATCCGGTCTACCGGGGATCTCGTGGGCTCCATCTCCGGCGGGTGCCTGGAAGGGGATGTGCAGATCGTGGCGGAGGAGGTGCTGCGGGACGGGCGGCCGCGCCTGCTGCACTACGACCTCACCGCGGACGACGAGGCGGTATGGGGCCTGGGATTGGGCTGTAACGGGGTGATCGACGTGCTGGTGGAGAAGGTGGGGACGGCGGAGCCCTCCCCGGAGCGGTTCCTGGAGGAGGCGGTGGAGCGGGAGCAGCCGTTGGTGGTGGTGACCCTCATCGGACCGGAAGACGCCCCGCAGCTCGGACGGCGGTTGGTGGTCTACCCAGACGGCACCCGGGAGGGGAGCCTCGGAGACGCGGATCTGGACGCGTCCGCGGCCACGCGGGCGCAGGAGGCGCTGCGACGGGGAAAGCCGGCCCGCGAGACCCTCGGGGGGGTTGAGCTCTTCTTCGAACCTCTCCAGCCGCCCCTGCGGTTGGTGGTGTGCGGGGCCGGGCACGACGCCATCCCCTTGGTGCGCCTGGCGCACGAGCTGGGCTTCCGGCCCGTGGTGGTGGACCGGCGGGAGAAGTTCCTCACCCGGGAGCGGTTCCCCGAGGCCCATGGGTTCCTCCACACGGAGTTCCCGGAGGCCGCGGAGGCCATCCGGCCGGACTCCAGGACCTGCGTGGTGGTGATGACCCACAACTACCTGCACGACAAGAACCTCATCCGGTCCTTCTTCGCGTATCCGACTCCGCCTGCCTACCTGGGCCTCCTGGGCCCCCGACAGCGTACCCAGAAGATCCTCCGGGAACTCGAAGCCGAAGGGGTGCAGCCGAGCCCAGAGCTGGCAGGACGGATCTACGCGCCGGTGGGCTTGGACATCGGGGCGGAGGGGCCAGAACAGATCGCCCTCGCCATCCTCGCGGAGATCCTGGCGGCCATGAACGGCCGGAAGGGAGGCTTCCTGCGGGACCGGCCCGCCCCCATCCACGAGCCGCTTCCCGTTTGA
- a CDS encoding nucleotidyltransferase family protein, with protein MLAAGSSRRMGQPKLLLRLGGKTLLRRAVETALAVCGEVVVVVGPEADRMREELRDLPVTIVENPDHVLGLSTSLRRGIEAVADADAALLLLADQPALTPGHLRRLVEAWERTGARIVACAYRGTVGPPALFHRSLFGELRALRGDVGAKPVLEAHREEAVFLPLEEAALDVDTPEDWARIHQKP; from the coding sequence GTGCTGGCGGCGGGAAGTAGCCGCCGTATGGGCCAGCCGAAGCTCCTGCTGCGGCTGGGCGGGAAGACCCTCCTGCGCCGGGCCGTGGAGACGGCCCTGGCGGTCTGTGGCGAAGTCGTCGTGGTGGTGGGGCCGGAGGCGGACCGTATGCGGGAGGAGCTCAGGGATCTCCCGGTAACGATCGTGGAAAACCCAGACCATGTCCTGGGACTCAGCACCTCCCTGCGAAGGGGAATTGAGGCCGTGGCGGACGCGGACGCGGCACTCCTCCTGCTCGCGGACCAACCCGCCCTCACCCCCGGCCACCTCCGGCGCCTCGTGGAGGCCTGGGAGCGCACCGGGGCGAGGATCGTGGCCTGCGCGTACCGGGGCACCGTAGGACCTCCCGCCCTCTTCCACCGAAGCCTCTTCGGGGAACTGCGGGCCCTGCGGGGGGACGTGGGGGCAAAGCCCGTGCTGGAGGCGCACCGGGAGGAGGCGGTCTTCCTGCCCCTCGAGGAGGCGGCCCTGGACGTGGACACCCCGGAGGACTGGGCGCGAATCCACCAGAAGCCGTGA